A genomic segment from Limosilactobacillus sp. encodes:
- a CDS encoding ABC transporter permease produces MNKLFAQRRQRHFMMLLKYWRLVFNDHFVIALFFLFGALAYGYSQWLPQLGPNLWWSRWLLVAWFTVLAQLGRLATLLERPDPVFLLPQVKNMQTYMRQAGNYSLILALLMTATGTFVALPFAMTTERLTGTNIVLIFLTFLTVKASWLRLAQARVSQEGRQHLRLLRALQWFLPLLVALACWLINPLVGLILAVVIEAAALTRHLTLDWRLAISAEADRMYSVYRFFNLFTDVPTVQGNVKRRTWANGLIRRLTIEGHPWSYLYARGFIRNTDVSGIVIRLTLLAMVVVFLVPVIWLNSVLAALFIYLIATQLMPLFDQYDGNVFTHLYPVSFAQRQADFQSLLTKVTILVAALIVLASLGLHLSWLQLGINLVIGIIEVLLLTRLYYRVRLKKLSEEN; encoded by the coding sequence ATGAATAAATTATTTGCGCAACGTCGCCAGCGCCACTTCATGATGTTGCTAAAATACTGGCGCCTGGTTTTTAATGATCATTTCGTGATCGCCCTCTTCTTCCTGTTTGGGGCGTTGGCCTATGGTTATTCACAGTGGCTGCCCCAGCTCGGCCCCAATCTCTGGTGGAGTCGCTGGCTGCTGGTGGCCTGGTTCACTGTCCTGGCCCAGCTTGGTCGGCTGGCCACCCTGCTGGAGCGGCCTGACCCGGTCTTCTTGCTGCCGCAGGTTAAAAATATGCAGACCTATATGCGTCAGGCTGGAAACTATAGCCTGATCCTGGCCCTTTTGATGACGGCAACCGGGACCTTCGTGGCACTGCCCTTTGCTATGACAACCGAACGCCTGACGGGGACCAACATTGTCCTGATCTTTTTGACCTTCCTGACCGTTAAGGCGAGTTGGCTGCGACTGGCGCAGGCAAGGGTTAGTCAGGAGGGACGGCAGCATCTGCGGCTGCTGCGGGCCCTGCAGTGGTTCCTGCCACTCCTGGTTGCCCTGGCCTGCTGGCTGATTAATCCGCTGGTCGGGCTGATCTTGGCGGTGGTAATTGAGGCAGCGGCCCTGACACGGCACCTGACCCTAGACTGGCGACTGGCGATCAGCGCCGAGGCCGATCGGATGTACAGCGTCTACCGCTTTTTCAACCTCTTTACTGACGTGCCGACCGTTCAAGGGAACGTTAAGCGGCGCACCTGGGCCAATGGCTTGATTCGTCGCCTGACGATTGAAGGGCACCCCTGGTCCTACCTATACGCCCGGGGCTTCATCCGTAACACCGACGTCAGCGGGATCGTCATCCGGCTGACCCTGTTGGCGATGGTGGTCGTCTTCTTAGTGCCGGTCATCTGGCTGAACAGTGTCCTGGCGGCGCTGTTCATCTACCTGATCGCCACCCAATTGATGCCACTCTTTGACCAGTACGACGGGAACGTCTTTACTCATCTTTACCCGGTCAGCTTTGCTCAGCGCCAAGCTGATTTCCAATCCCTGCTAACCAAGGTAACCATATTGGTGGCGGCGCTGATCGTTTTGGCCAGTCTGGGTTTGCACCTGAGCTGGCTGCAACTGGGCATTAACCTGGTAATCGGTATCATCGAAGTATTATTGCTGACCCGACTCTACTATCGGGTTCGACTAAAAAAGTTAAGTGAGGAAAATTAA
- the trmB gene encoding tRNA (guanosine(46)-N7)-methyltransferase TrmB, with protein MRVKHKKWADPLIAAHPEMMVTTAAEWKGKWQERFAKPQPLHLEVGMGKGQFIIGMAKAHPECNFIGLEIQRTVAAIALKKALEEEDLPNLQLICGDGEDLDTFFEPHEIDRMYLNFSDPWPKKRHAKRRLTYKTFLANYQEILKDQGAIELKTDNMGFFEFSLQSMNNYGMHFDGVWLDLHNSAEAEHNVETEYEQKFAAKGQPIYKLTAHFE; from the coding sequence ATGCGTGTTAAACATAAGAAGTGGGCCGATCCGCTGATTGCGGCCCATCCGGAAATGATGGTGACCACGGCCGCCGAATGGAAGGGCAAGTGGCAGGAGCGTTTTGCCAAGCCCCAGCCGCTCCACCTTGAGGTCGGCATGGGCAAGGGCCAGTTCATCATCGGCATGGCCAAGGCCCACCCCGAATGCAACTTCATCGGTCTGGAAATTCAACGGACCGTGGCCGCCATTGCCCTCAAGAAGGCCCTCGAGGAGGAAGATCTGCCGAACCTGCAGCTGATCTGCGGGGATGGGGAGGACCTCGACACCTTCTTTGAGCCCCACGAGATCGACCGGATGTACCTGAATTTCTCCGACCCGTGGCCGAAGAAACGCCATGCCAAGCGGCGGCTGACCTACAAGACTTTCCTGGCCAACTACCAGGAGATCTTAAAGGATCAGGGCGCAATCGAGCTCAAGACCGATAATATGGGTTTCTTTGAGTTCTCGCTGCAGAGCATGAACAACTACGGGATGCACTTCGACGGTGTCTGGCTCGACCTGCACAACAGCGCGGAGGCTGAGCACAACGTTGAGACGGAGTACGAACAGAAATTTGCAGCCAAGGGCCAGCCAATTTACAAGCTGACCGCCCATTTTGAATAA